Proteins co-encoded in one Papaver somniferum cultivar HN1 chromosome 5, ASM357369v1, whole genome shotgun sequence genomic window:
- the LOC113279563 gene encoding uncharacterized protein LOC113279563 → MDVKCHHCGALHWMAEKLTNSSLINPKFGTCCLQGKVLLPLLREPPIAFREFFDGTNAESVSFRTYIREYNAANAFTSLGCKLDTRALKGRGPRPFSIHGELRHLTGGVLPAPWTERRAVYSQLYIYDPAFALFVRGERNPELNMNVLQTIQNAMLQFNVFYTKYRQAYAILDQMSPIDQNIRVSLQYNKSTDIRRYNLPTADEIAVIVPEITYKETGVRDIILHLRENNGLKQISECHPAYLPLHYVLLFPFGELGWSPTMRQWDAVTQTYTKTKLSQMEYYSYRIFERTEEYSTILRAGKLFQEFLVDAWEATEQSKLAWLKFNQPTLRSDQYSCIADMTNADLNPGDRGNPVILPYSHTGSGRHMHEIYQDSMAITRFHHHPDIFLTMTANPNWPEIRNALISNQSVTDRPDLVARVFELKRKALMKEIKEKKVFDTVVSHVYTIEFQKRGLPHMHALIFLKDSEKIRTADMVDRFVSAEFPDEKNDPILFDAVSKCMVHGPCGERDPGAACMSKGKCTKGYPNKYTDTTTLDEGGYPSYRCRRDVIKVTVRNNKKAYNIDVVPYNPHLSRMFNCHINVEICAGIRAVKYIKKYIHKWGDRATMVLREHDEIQQYIDARYIGPPEVVWRLLEYHLHEEYPDVQRLAVHLQNKQRVVYNARKSMNSVIRTTQEHKTTLMGYFEYYDKNPTAPTYTYKKFQQHFV, encoded by the coding sequence ATGGATGTCAAATGTCATCATTGCGGGGCGTTGCACTGGATGGCAGAAAAACTCACAAATTCGTCTTTAATAAACCCGAAATTTGGAACATGTTGTCTCCAAGGAAAAGTTCTCCTACCGTTACTGCGTGAACCACCTATAGCATTCAGAGAATTTTTTGACGGAACCAACGCCGAATCAGTATCTTTTCGGACATATATTCGAGAGTATAATGCGGCAAATGCATTTACTAGCCTTGGATGCAAACTAGATACAAGAGCTTTGAAAGGGAGAGGTCCGAGACCTTTCTCAATACATGGGGAGTTGAGACATTTAACCGGCGGTGTTTTACCAGCTCCGTGGACTGAGAGGAGGGCGGTTTACTCCCAACTGTACATCTATGATCCAGCTTTTGCATTGTTTGTCCGTGGAGAACGAAATCCTGAGTTAAATATGAATGTCCTACAGACAATTCAGAATGCTATGCTCCAATTCAATGTTTTTTATACCAAGTATCGTCAGGCTTATGCAATTTTGGACCAGATGAGCCCGATCGACCAGAATATCAGAGTTTCCCTTCAATATAACAAGTCAACCGATATTAGGCGTTATAATCTTCCGACAGCAGATGAGATTGCGGTTATCGTTCCAGAAATAACTTATAAGGAGACTGGGGTGCGAGATATTATATTGCATTTGAGAGAAAACAACGGGTTGAAACAAATTTCGGAGTGTCATCCGGCGTACTTGCCTTTACATTATGTTTTACTATTTCCTTTTGGTGAGCTGGGATGGTCACCGACAATGAGGCAGTGGGATGCAGTCACCCAAACATATACGAAAACCAAATTATCTCAAATGGAGTATTACAGTTACCGCATATTTGAACGCACCGAAGAATATTCCACCATCTTAAGAGCCGGAAAACTATTTCAAGAGTTCTTAGTTGATGCATGGGAAGCGACAGAGCAGAGTAAGTTGGCATGGCTCAAATTCAACCAACCAACTTTGCGTTCTGACCAATACAGTTGCATTGCTGATATGACAAATGCCGATTTGAATCCAGGTGATAGAGGTAATCCTGTTATTTTACCATATTCACACACTGGTAGCGGAAGGCATATGCACGAGATATATCAGGATTCGATGGCTATTACACGTTTTCACCACCATCCAGACATTTTTCTTACAATGACTGCAAACCCAAATTGGCCAGAAATAAGAAATGCACTTATTAGCAATCAGAGTGTCACTGATCGTCCTGATTTGGTGGCTCGAGTTTTTGAGCTGAAAAGAAAAGCATTGATGAaagaaataaaggaaaaaaagGTGTTCGACACGGTTGTCTCCCATGTTTATACAATCGAGTTTCAGAAACGTGGGCTACCACATATGCATGCTCTTATATTTTTAAAAGATTCGGAAAAAATTCGTACGGCAGACATGGTTGATAGATTTGTTTCTGCTGAAtttcctgatgagaaaaatgaccCAATACTATTTGACGCCGTAAGCAAATGTATGGTTCATGGTCCATGTGGAGAACGAGATCCAGGTGCAGCATGTATGTCAAAAGGAAAATGTACGAAAGGATATCCAAATAAGTACACTGACACAACAACTTTGGACGAGGGTGGGTATCCCAGTTATCGTTGTCGTCGGGATGTAATAAAAGTAACtgtcagaaacaacaaaaaggcgTATAATATAGATGTTGTACCCTATAACCCGCATCTCTCAAGAATGTTCAATTGCCACATCAATGTTGAAATATGTGCAGGCATAAGAGCtgtaaaatatattaaaaaatacATTCATAAATGGGGTGACCGAGCTACGATGGTTTTGAGAGAACATGACGAGATTCAACAATATATTGATGCAAGGTACATTGGACCACCTGAGGTTGTATGGCGTTTACTTGAGTACCACTTGCATGAAGAATATCCTGATGTACAGCGGTTGGCAGTTCATTTACAGAATAAGCAACGGGTTGTTTACAACGCAAGGAAATCAATGAACTCGGTTATACGAACAACACAAGAACATAAGACGACTTTGATGGGTTATTTTGAATATTATGATAAAAATCCTACTGCCCCGACCTATACTTATAAAAAGTTCCAGCAACACTTTGTATGA